A stretch of the Bubalus kerabau isolate K-KA32 ecotype Philippines breed swamp buffalo chromosome 11, PCC_UOA_SB_1v2, whole genome shotgun sequence genome encodes the following:
- the FBXO48 gene encoding F-box only protein 48, which translates to MKKNSKGNHASRVSDIEWNSVAAEREKKECPNNFVELLPPEVTFKIFSQLDIRSLCRASVTCRSWNHAIRHSDSLWKPHCLTVRAVCQREIDDDLESGYPWRVILLRNYQKSKVKHEWLSGRYSNICSPISLPEKIMYPMDADTWGEILEAELER; encoded by the exons ATGAAGAAAAACTCCAAGGGAAACCATGCTTCAAGAGTTTCTGACATAGAATGGAACTCTGTGgctgctgaaagggaaaaaaaagagtgtcCAAATAATTTTGTTGAACTGCTGCCTCCAgaagttacttttaaaattttcagtcagCTAGACATCCGGAGCTTGTGCAGGGCTTCAGTGACATGCAGGAGCTGGAATCATGCAATAAGACACAGCGACTCCTTATGGAAACCTCACTGCCTGACTGTAAGAGCTGTATGTCAAAGAGAGATAGATGACGATCTAGAGAGTGGTTATCCCTGGAGG GTCATACTACTGAGGAATTACCAGAAGAGTAAAGTGAAACATGAATGGCTAAGTGGCAGATACAGCAACATATGTTCTCCTATCAGTCTACCAGAAAAAATTATGTACCCAATGGATGCAGACACGTGGGGGGAAATTCTAGAAGCAGAACTGGAAAGATAA